One genomic window of Cinclus cinclus chromosome 6, bCinCin1.1, whole genome shotgun sequence includes the following:
- the LOC134045000 gene encoding LOW QUALITY PROTEIN: mas-related G-protein coupled receptor member H-like (The sequence of the model RefSeq protein was modified relative to this genomic sequence to represent the inferred CDS: inserted 1 base in 1 codon), giving the protein MEVTTMTPSPASPTAGDDLCEINVTSMAIHSVTLLICLCGMAGNGAVLCLLSPKILNSVIFDLAVNDFLLCMVPSPLLFLVEDVSCFPIVPLLHMSFLSHLSVFFYYWGVFLLTPFNLLLLATSKPPEVVGVEHLTLGIFSFFTVIPMMTSLCPSHKQEHCHAALISMFIIILLLFATPVVTSRAIDIINTRCGSQQQQSKRRDIIISLTVLFTLLLSLCNFLQKLSYISVFTQXIFLLTCIHSSIKPFISFLAGRCWSPCSIGSLHLSLQRVFEEKEVRTARRNGAYRDTGV; this is encoded by the exons ATGGAGGTGACCACCATGACCCCATCTCCGGCCTCACCCACTGCAGGGGACGATCTCTGTGAGATAAATGTCACCAGCATGGCCATACACAGTGTGACACTGCTGATCTGCCTCTGTGGgatggctgggaatggggctgtCCTCTGCCTCCTCAGCCCAAAAATCCTTAACTCTGTCATCTTTGACCTGGCTGTCAATGACTTCCTTCTCTGCATGGTCCCCTCTCCCCTTCTCTTCCTGGTGGAGGATGTGTCCTGCTTTCCTATTGTGCCTTTGCTGCACATGAGCTTCCTTTCCCATCTGTCTGTGTTCTTCTACTACTGGGGGGTGTTCTTGCTAACACCCTTCA atctgctgctgctggcaacTTCAAAACCACCTGAGGTTGTTGGTGTGGAGCACCTAACACTgggcattttctctttcttcactgTCATTCCCATGATGActtccctgtgcccatcacACAAGCAGGAGCACTGCCATGCAGCTCTCATCTCCATGTTCATCATCATCCTGCTCCTCTTTGCTACACCCGTGGTAACTTCCCGTGCAATCGACATCATCAACACCAGGtgtggctcccagcagcagcaatccAAGAGGAGAGACATCATTATCTCTCTCACTGTGCTCTTCACTCTCCTCCTCAGCCTCTGCAATTTCCTGCAGAAGCTCAGTTACATCTCTGTGTTCACCC ATATTTTCCTGCTCACCTGCATCCACAGCAGCATCAAACCCTTCATCTCCTTCTTggcagggaggtgctggagtccCTGCTCCATAGGGTCCCTCCACCTGTCACTCCAGAGGGTTTTCGAGGAGAAGGAAGTAAGAACTGCCAGAAGAAATGGTGCATACAGGGACACGGGAGTCTGA
- the LOC134045649 gene encoding mas-related G-protein coupled receptor member H-like, giving the protein MEVSTVTPSPASPMEGANLCDTDVTSVAIHSVTLLICLCGLAGNGAVLCLYSLESRTYAIFDLAIIDFIFLLFTVPSALLFLVEDVSCSPIVPLMYVSIFFQLSVVPYFWGLYRLMISTTVVDTDSLFQLCCHHELPKRLWLVLQSVQRWAFLALFTVIPMMTSLCPSHEQEHCRAALISIYAVILLLFAAPVVISSATDIIRARCGSKKQKPKRQHVVVFIIVLFTLLLCLCNFLQQLGYFPVTQQIFLLLICIHSSIKPFIYFLAGRCWSPCSIGSLRLSLQRVFVEKEEKTDCSDDENTDTVI; this is encoded by the coding sequence atggagGTGAGCACCGTGACCCCATCTCCAGCCTCACCCATGGAAGGAGCCAATCTCTGTGATACTGATGTCACCAGCGTGGCCATACACAGTGTGACACTGCTCATCTGCCTCTGTGGGTTGGCTGGAAATGGGGCTGTCCTCTGCCTCTACAGCCTGGAAAGCCGCACCTATGCAATCTTTGACCTGGCTATCATCGACTTCATCTTCCTACTCTTCACggtcccctctgccctcctctTCCTGGTTGAGGACGTGTCCTGCTCTCCTATCGTGCCCTTGATGTATGTGAGCATCTTTTTCCAGCTGTCAGTGGTCCCTTATTTCTGGGGGCTGTACCGGCTGATGATCAGCACCACTGTGGTCGATACTGACagcctcttccagctctgctgccaccaTGAACTTCCCAAGCGCTTGTGGTTGGTGCTGCAAAGTGTCCAACGCTGGGCCTTCTTAGCTCTCTTCACTGTCATTCCCATGATGACATCCCTGTGCCCGTCCCACGAGCAGGAGCACTGCCGGGCAGCTCTCATCTCCATCTACGCTGTCAtcctgctcctctttgctgCACCTGTGGTCATTTCCAGCGCAACTGATATCATAAGGGCCAGGTGTGGCTCCAAGAAGCAGAAACCCAAGAGGCAACACGTCGTTGTCTTCATCATTGTGCTCTTCACTCTCCTCCTCTGCCTATgcaatttcctgcagcagctcggATATTTCCCTGTGACCCAACAGATTTTCTTACTGCTCATCTGCATCCACAGCAGCATCAAACCCTTCATCTACTTCTTggcagggaggtgctggagtccCTGCTCCATAGGGTCCCTCCGACTCTCACTCCAGAGAGTTTTtgtggagaaggaagaaaaaactgaCTGCAGTGATGATGAAAACACAGACACAGTGATCTGA
- the LOC134044998 gene encoding LOW QUALITY PROTEIN: mas-related G-protein coupled receptor member A-like (The sequence of the model RefSeq protein was modified relative to this genomic sequence to represent the inferred CDS: inserted 1 base in 1 codon; deleted 1 base in 1 codon; substituted 1 base at 1 genomic stop codon), which yields MQLLSSSLQWEGFSGEDFCHQLGPDRAVTAGLNITILVAFPAGIYSLTAFSALTALFVLPVSFWPCHXSQCFPVLLCAPLWLLSFLLPVTLYFHPLVLMALVLTYLFSVLXLTCSGLALLARLLCCSWKQLPRELCALLLLPVISLPFFSAHFGYCLLLRPFDFSVFALSTSLPSTCANSSAHPLIYILAGSCAKEFTLSGSVAFQRAFEDVPEPRSRDNIGWESSSSRIIVKQNHHKTEP from the exons ATGcagctcctgagcagctccctgcagtgggaaggGTTCAGTGGGGAGGA CTTCTGCCACCAGCTGGGCCCG GACAGGGCTGTGACAGCTGGGCTGAACATCACCATCCTCGTGGCTTTCCCTGCTGGTATCTATTCTCTGACAGCCTTCAGTGCTCTGACAGCTCTGTTTGTCCTCCCCGTGTCCTTCTGGCCCTGCCACTGATCCCAGTGCTTCCCGGTGCTCCTGTGTGCCCCTCTCTggctcctctccttcctgctccctgtCACCCTCTATTTCCACCCTTTGGTGCTCATGGCCTTGGTCCTGACCTACCTCTTCTCAGTGC ACCTGACCTGTTCTGGTCTCGCCCTGCTGGCcaggctcctgtgctgctcATGGAAACAGCTCCCACGggagctctgtgccctgctcctgctgcctgtcatCTCCTTGCCCTTCTTCAGTGCTCATTTTGGGTACTGCCTCTTGCTGAGGCCATTTGATTTCTCTGTCTTTGCCCTCAGCACCTCTCTCCCATCCACCTGTGCCAACAGCAGTGCCCACCCTCTGATTTACatcctggctgggagctgtgcaAAGGAATTCACCCTCTCTGGTAGTGTTGCCTTCCAGAGGGCTTTTGAGGATGTGCCAGAGCCACGGAGTAGAGACAACATTGGTTGGGAATCATCATCCAGTCGAATCATCGTGAAACAGAATCATCATAAAACAGAACCATAA